The region ATGTGACCGTAATGATGTATTTTACAATTTTTAGCACCAAACTGAATATTAGATGCAAGTTATATGACTATCACTGATATTACCTCAAAAAAAAATTTGCACGCAGCGGGAGTCGAACAGGATGGCGAGTCATCCGAATGAGCCAACTCACGCCAATGCTTTTGAGAAATGTTAGGAAGTCCAGtctcagagcatctccaacagccgcgctaaagcgCCGCATGCAAAAAACCTGTTAGCGCGCGCGCTGCGGCTGATTTTGCGCGCCCGCCTGCGCTAGCTTCAGCAGCggcgctataatgcagcgcgcgcgcgccgTTCCAGCAGggcgcaaaaatacagcgcgcgcgccGCACAAGCCACATATACATTTCAAAGAAGATgagcaaaaatgatcaaacaaacaaaataaaaatcaataacaaatagttcaaaataaatcattacaactcaaacaaatagtttatcgtttagtacaacaacaaatagtttaaAATAAATTATTacaacacaacaaatagttcataAATAATACAATGTCGAGTGCAGATATCATCATGCTCTTTGCCGTCCATGCCATGCCCACCACTTCTCAATTAGATCATTCTGAAGTTCCTTGTGCGTTGCGGGACGCCGAATGGCATGATAGAAGGCAACAAAACGggctaccctttcagccctccgccgcactcgcacgggatgtcccaagagctcatactgtgagtagtctaaatcttggccacgctcattctcgatgatcatgttgtgcatgatcacacaagcgtgcatgatgtactaaagcattttttgatcccaaaatcttgccggtcctctcacaatagcaaattgggcttgcaaaatcccaaatgctctctccacatcttttctagccgccgcctgagcattgtggaaatcaagatttttcttaccttccggttttttcaacggcttcatgaaggtttgccactttggatagatgtcatccgctagataatagccatagttgtacgtacggccatttgctacaaactgcacaggtggcaactcaccgtttgcaatcttattcatcagtggtgaccaGTTGACAACATTGatatcattcaaagatccaggcattccaaagaatgcatgccaaatccaagtctcctgatcggccaccgcttcaaggattatagtggaaccccttttttggccgtggaattgcccatgccatgcctttggtcaattcttccaactccaatgcatgcaatctattgagccaagcatgccaggaaagccgcgcgctttgttcatcgccaatagccttgcggcgtcttcagcagtgggagatctcaaatactcctcgccaaacacttgcacaatttccacagcaaagcgcttgacacacatgatggcttggctctcacccatagccaaatgatcatcaactagatcagccgggataccgtatgccaacatacgcaaagcggctgtcaccttcagaaaagtgctatgcccgagctctccggcggcattcctcctttgctggaaaaaccggtcatggctcgctagtttctctgcaatgcgcctgaacaagtcggtgctcatcctaaaccggcgacgaaaatacgaccccgggtatgtgggattctccatgaaatagttcttcatcaatctgttatgggcatcaatcctatctctccaaattttctcccgacccataaccgaaccaccgtgcttcggtttttttattgatatgcatagctacgatcattgcaagatcctcctcctcttccatatcaaattcttcttcggaagaatcatacgacgaactcatctacaatgttcaatactatactataaaaactacaattcaaaacatgcaccaaattcatgaagtttgagcaatacataccttgtaggcgttttgtcaaacaccttgcgggCGTGGCGCGGCAGCGAGCGCTCGGGCGCTGTTCCTCGGACGACGGAGGCGCGCGGGCGCCGGCGATACTAGGAGGGGATGGGCGGAAGCGCGGGcgcgcggggataggccggggaagcctgagacggtcgccggggtgcgcgggcggcggcggcggcgcggccggtcgGGGGTGGAAGCGCGAGAGGAAGAGcgggcgcgagcgctcgagtgtgccgcgcgctgtagtGGGCGCCCGAAATACGCCGCGCGGGTAAGTGTTTTTGACCGCGCGCCCAacccgttttagcgcgcgcgccgtttttgcgcgcccgctggagcgccctgacgcgttgcgcgcgcgctaaaacgacctattttgcggcgcggcgctagtttagcgcggctgttggagatgctctcaggCCCAGTTTGGTCTGCTATAATTTAACCTTTTTTAGGCAAAGATAAAATTTAACTGGGCTGACCTCCAGACGCCCCAGTTTGGTCTGGCCCACGTATGCTCtgctgtttcttttcttttctgtttattctTTTTTGTTCCTTTTGCTTTCCGTATTTCcttattccttttctatttttctattttgtgTATTATTTAAAGTTCATTGCGTGTTTATAGACGAAAATATTCATCGTATTTAAGGAATTTCTCATCCTATATtatgaaaatgttcatcatatttCATCAAATGTTCATTTTGTATTTTAAAATTATTCTCCATATATCACTAAAATGTTCAGTATGTATTAGAATATTGTTCAGTGTATATTACAAAAATGGCCAATGTGTATTTAAATATTTTCCAGTGTATATCAAAAAATGGTGTGTATTTTAGAATTGTTCAGCGTATATTACAAAAAATTTCAATATATGTATGTAAAAATTGCACATCATATATAAAAAAATCAATAAATATTCATAATTTGAAAAGTTTCTTCATGTATTTCAAATATTTGATCACTTTTTTCAAAAATTGTCAACCGTCCCATGTGAGCTGTCGTGTGCCCGCAAAAATTAATCGAGTCATCAAAACGCATTGGTAACGGATGCATGCAAAACAATGCTATCGAAACTTACGTCCTCCATGTCTGCTTGGACCGAAATAATCAACCAATTATGCTAGCTATTATATTTAATATATACCCATAACCTCGACCCAATCGTCTCCTAACCGCCGCCTCTCCCCACGTGCTCCAGGCTTTTCAGGCCGATGATGTCATCGCCTCCTCCATGTACGCCTCGGGCCTTAATCGCATAGCAAAGCTACGGGAGTGACATCCAGATTGTCATCGAGCTGTTTGAGGTGGCCATTGAGGTGTTCAACATGGGACTGCACACcggtcttttttttttgagggtctGCACACCGGTCTCTCCTATCGTGAAAGCACATGATTACTTGGTGTGACCGTGTGAGCATCACGCCGGACTAGATGGCCTTACGCATATGTACACCATGGACCAGGTCCAACCGTGACACTGGTCTCTGCCGTCGCGAATACACTCAGCTATATGATGGCACACTCACACACAGCTGGACATGATGCGGTATTGTACATGCATGTGGCGGGATGACACGTCGGGTAGCATGTTGGCCCCGACCTCAGACGTGATAGATGTGCATGGCAAGGCCCATAATCACAATAGTGCCGGTGGTCTTGACGACTGATCCTTTGCCCCACCATCTATAATTTAAACATGAGTGCTTGCACAGCTAGCTATAACTTCCAATCACCAGGTATGTCTTCTCCAATTAGTTTCTCCTTCTCCACCTTGAGCACATTTTCTAATTTTAGCTGAAACTTCTTAATCGAAGACAGTACATCCTAATGAGATCTCATATAAAAAAACATTTATGATATTAATATTTTGCATTTGAGACATTAGGGACAAGCGCAAGTATAAAAAGCATCTCTAATTGTTTGCACACAAGTGATGGTTGCATCATGAGCTTGGTGATAGACGAGCACATGATTTTTtgttcttccgttgcaacgcacgagtatGTTTGCTAGTAAAATCTAAAAACATGTGCAGAAAGAAAGACAAAAAAAATCCCGATGGTACACCTAGAGTGCGACACTGGGAGTCACCTGGATATACCACTTGACGTGCTCAACGCCACGAAAgtgaccccgcaaaaaaaaagtgacCCTTGCGGTTGTCCCTCAAGGGGTAACCATTAGCAAGCTGCTCCCATGGATCTAACACATCCCTTGTACCTGAATCTTAAGGACAAACGAACGACTAAAGCATCGACTGAGACTGTTAAATCTCAATCGGCTAAGATTAGCAAAGCCATTTCTTTTTACTCTGCCCCTCGGGATGGCCTGCCCCTTTCCTTGTCCTTttggttttcttttcctttctattaTTTcactattttttcctttttttgtttatgcttttcctttttctagtttttttctttcatttttctttttctatgATAATAAATGAAAATGGAAGAACAGTGTGGCAAAAATGCATGATATTAGGAACAGTATAATGGAGCGAAATATATTGCTCAAAACGTTTTGACGTTCGTGGCCATCTAATTAGATCGAATTGGTCGTCCACAAGCCTCATCTAGTGTTTTTACGTCCGATGCTCCACAAACTTACCTGTTTTTAGAAGTTCTTTTAAACACAGTACAATCGAAGACACTCACATACACTCACCCACAGAACACAAGCACGCACACTCTACATAAACTTACCTAGGTCTGCTATATTCGATCAGGCTGGAAATGAACGATGGGTCAAACCTGGGCTGACGGTACACAACAcgagacaacatatcttccttgcgAGCCTCTTTCTAGTACCAATCTACATATTGATGATATTCCTTTTGCGGGATAAATTTGTTCTtggatactccctccatccatataTATAGGGTTTAATGCGTTTTTGAAACtatctttgactattgataagattaatagtatATGATATGTATAGTGTGAAAATTATACAATTGAAAGattctttcacgtacgaatttgccggtATGCTTTTTGTaatttgcatgtcatatattattactttaACATGTGgttaaagttagcctcaaaaaacgtaTTAGACCCTATATATATGAACAGAAGGGGTACTACTTGTACTCATGTCCCTCTCCACCTCTCACACATCACTACACGACAAACTCTTTGATGCTTTTCCGGCCACCACcggtagaaccaaacacctaccggtACTTTCCATTTCTTATTATAAGATTTGCTCAAATCCAACAAATTTTGatttaaaaataaaaaggaaatctTTGATCGCTTTTATATAGGGTTAAAATAACAAAAGGTTTCCAATAGTACCGTTTTTTCAGGAAATCCGCATTTCGAGAGCTTTAAGAAAACAACAGGAATATCTATTCTTTATATATGTATATAGTCCAAATCTCCGACATTTTCTCTCTCTGGATAGACGGTGTGGCAATGGTGCCTTTGTGTTCTGGTAGTCCTTTAGCATAGGACGATGGTTTATATGAATCAAAGGAAATTCCCATGAACAGGGAGCCAAACCCGAATCAAATTAAAGCGGTCTAGAGCCGAAAGGGAGTGGACCGAAAAATCCATGGTTCATATCCTTTCCCCGCCTGACGTCCCCTGTTTCCCTAAACTGACCCCACGTCCAGGCCCGCCTGTCAGACTCCGACCTACACGGGCACCCGACCCGGACCGGAAAATAAAAAAACGAAACGAGGTCATTTCAAACGCCGAGACCCTCCCCGAATCGAACGCTAGGGTTTGTTCCTTCCACCATCCCCTGTTTCCTCcccaccccacccccgcccccgcccccatggccgccgccgccgcctccgcggagGCCGCCGCCATCACGCGCCGCCTGGCCTCCNNNNNNNNNNNNNNNNNNNNNNNNNNNNNNNNNNNNNNNNNNNNNNNNNNNNNNNNNNNNNNNNNNNNNNNNNNNNNNNNNNNNNNNNNNNNNNNNNNNNNNNNNNNNNNNNNNNNNNNNNNNNNNNNNNNNNNNNNNNNNNNNNNNNNNNNNNNNNNNNNNNNNNNNNNNNNNNNNNNNNNNNNNNNNNNNNNNNNNNNNNNNNNNNNNNNNNNNNNNNNNNNNNNNNNNNNNNNNNNNNNNNNNNNNNNNNNNNNNNNNNNNNCGCCCGCGAGCGCGCCGTCCGCCACCTCCTCGCCGACTTCCTCCCCGCCTCCGCGCCCCATCTCTCCGCCACCGACCTCCTCAAGCTCTGGAAGGGCCTCTTCTTCTGCTTCTGGCACGCCGACAAGCCGCTCTACCAGGCCGACCTCGcctcccgcctcgccgccgccgtatCCACCGCCGCGacgcccgccgtcgccgccgacttCCTCGCGGCCTACCTCGCCACCATCCGCCGCGAGTGGTCCGCCATCGACGTCCACCGCCTCGACAAGTTCTACCTCCTTAACCGCCGGTTCCTCCACCACGCCTTCCTCTTCCTCGGCGCCCGCTCCTTCGCGCCCGACGTCACCGCCCAGATCGTGGCCGTCATCTCGGAGAAGGCCGTCCTCGCGGAGGCCGACAACGCCACCGGTCGTGGACTCGGGTACCATGTCGCCGATGTGTTTCTCGACGAGATCTTGCCCGTGCTCCCGATTAGCTTGCAGTCGATGGAGCTGCTGTTGGCCCCCTTCTTCACTGTGCTGGAGAAGTCGACCGACAGGGTGCTGGTGAGTAAGGTCAGGTCCAGCTTGTTTGAGAGGTTTCTGGAGAGCGGCAGTCAGCTGCTTGAGATGACGAGGAAAGGTGAAGAGGCGGAGAAGGGGAGCGTGGAGGAGAAGCTTGGGAAGGTCGGGCTGTTGTTTGGATTCAGCAAGAGGTTCCTGGATATTGGGGCGAGTGCTGAGACCGTGCAGGGAAATCGGAAAGTGGTGTTTGGGCTGAGGGATGCTTTTGTTAAGCTCGAAAAGGGATTGGAGCTGTCTGGGGTTAAGATCTCTGAGCCAGAGTTTCAGGGCACTCAGGTGCCAATGGTGGCAGTGGTAGAAAATGGCATGGATTTGGATGAGGCAAAGGtggaaaagaagaggaagaagaaaaaggcaaAGAAGGCTGCATTagttgaaggtggggaggaggaggaggtgaaggcTCCGAAGCAAGATAAGAAGGTGAAGAAagacaagaacaagaaggagaaaaaagaaaagaagaagaaaaataaggttGAGGATAGTGATGGAGGGGATAGCAGTGAGCAGAGTATAGATGCCACATCAGAGGACCAACAGATGGGCGATGACACTGATGCCATTACATTTGATGAGGCTTTGATGTCCAATCTTCAAAAGCAGTTTGAGAAGGCTGCTGCAGAAGCCGGGATGCCGGTGACACCAGTTACTGCTAAAGTGGCAAAGAAGAGGAAGCGCTCAAAATCTTCTGATAGGTCATCAGAAGTTTCTGGTGGAGGTGTTGGTAGCGAAGGTAATGTTCCTGCTCAGGATGGAGATAAGAGTGGTAAGAAAGTGAGGTTCTCAATGAAGAGTAATCTAGTTTGGAACCCTCCAACTCCTTTACCACCACAGTGCTTGAGGCTACCACCATCTGCTACTCCAAGAGGGAGTGCACTAAAAAGTGGAGTTCGGCCTGGGCCTATAAAGGAAAGCTCCACTCCGGTGAAGAAGGCAAAGGCAAAAGCAAAGTCtgcaaagaagttgttgaagaagagCCCTTCCTCGGCTGTGAAGCGCTTGCGGAAGTTGCAAACCTTCTCTGCGTGAAACACTTGAATGTATGATGGCATGTTGGCCGTACCATTCTGCGTTTTAAATTGTGCTCCCATCATAACTTAATTCTTCTCCATTAGGTAGTCTTATACACTGTTGGCTTGCTACCTTTGCATTATTTATGGATTGCTTAATTATGTGTCTTGTCATAGTGCATTCTTGATAATCATGTGATGATTATTGTTTCGTAGTAGCAGAGCCCTTTTGATTTTTCGCTCTCTGATAATTCCCTTTTGGTTCTAACTTCATTTGCATCATGGCAATGGCTTAGTGCTTGTCATAGTGCATTCTTGATAATCATGTGATGATTATTGTTTCGTAGTAGCAGAGCCCTTTTGATTTTCCGCTCTCTGATAATTCCCTTTTGGTTCTAACTTCATTTGCGTCATGGCAATGGCTTAGTGCTTGTCATAGTGCATTCTTGATAATCATGTGATGATTTCGTAGTAGCAGAGCCCTTTTGATTTTTCGCTCTCTGATAATTCCCTTTTGGTTCTAACTTCATTTGCATCATGGCAATGGCTTAGTGCAGTTCATGATTTATAATTGACTGATTCGTACAAAGTACAAACTGCATATGCAATGTCATATTGTTAGTGCTGAAGACAGGCTGATTGTTCTCTTTGTTCCACGTTGTTTCCTTTGGAGGAAGTTAGACATAACAATACTTAGAAACCTTGCATGATGAAGATAGCCCTTGATATATTTTGCTTCCTTTTGATGGGCAATACTCATGGGCTGCTTTCTACAGACTGCAGCCGCAATCTCGTATTGGTAGTGGCGAATCAGGCTGATTGTTCTCTTTGTGCCTGATTGTCGGTATATTTTGATGGGCAATACTCATGGGCTGCTTTCTACAGACTGCAGCCGCAATCTCGTATTGGTAGTGGCGAATCAGGCTGATTGTTCTCTTTGTGCCTTGATGTTTCCTTTTAAGTTAGATTAGACGTCACAATCTAGAAGCCTTGCATGATGAAGATAGCCCTTGATATATTTTTCTTCTGTCAGTATACTTTGATTGCCATGGCCCCTGATTGTCAGTATGTTTTGCTTCTGTAGTATGCTTTGATCGCCATGCCCCTTGAGCCTTGATTGTCAGTATATTTTGCTTCTGCCAGTATACTTTAATTGCCATGCCCCCTGATTGTCAGTATACTTTGCTTCTGTCTAATATATTTGGATGTATGTTTCTTTGCTTCTGTCTAATATATTTGGATGTATGTTTTTAAATGAGATTTTTGTGGTAAGTAGTTAAATCACTCTTACGGGTCGTACATCTGTTTTGACCTGGTTTGGGAAATGACCAACTAGATGTCTTCTGCAAGACTGCAACTTTTGGTTTGATTCATGGGTAATACTTGTGAAGTTCATCTTGCAATTCAATATGAGTTAATTGGATTGTATGAATGATGATGTCTAAGGTAGTAAGGTTATTTTGTTCAAATACCCTGAGCCTAGGATGTTCCTATGTAATCTTACATTCTGAACTCACAAGCTCATTGTCAAATTTGGTGGCTAACAATCATATGCGTCTTGGGCGATACCCCCCCTGATTGTCTATATTGGATGGATGTTATATGAGATTTTTGTGGTAAGTAGTTAAATCGCTGTTATGGGTCATGCATCTGTGTTGATCTGGTCCGAAAAAATGAGCAACTAGATAGCTTCTGCAACTTTTGGTTCAATTTAGGGGTAAATTAAATCTGTACCTGTAAAGTTCATCTTGCAATTCAGACTGCattacttggatcatatgaacaaTGATGTCTTTGGTTATTTTGTCAAAAACTCTGAGCCCAGGATGCATAACTTTTTTCTGAATCGGATGTAATACAGGCACCTTTTAttgtgttcactcatttcagtccgtatgtagCACATATTGAAATAttcagaacatcttatatttgtgaacggtggAGTACCTATGTAATCTTACATTCAAAACTCACAAGCTTAGTGTTGAATTTGGTGACTAAATTGTGTTGGTTTATCTTATCAGTCGTGTGACTAGCAATTGTATGCATTTTGCTATCTTCCGCAATGTTGTCTTTGCTGTGTTCAGACTTTTGTCTAGATCATGCCGAATTTCTCTCTGTCTGTTGCTGATCATCTCTGAGCTGGAACTTTCAGTCCTCCAAAATTACTACTTGCCGTTGCAGGGTGTCGTTTCAGCCTGAGCTTCAGTGCCGCTGCTGACAAAAACATAGTGTCATTGTCATCCTTAATGATAGTGGAAAAGCTATTTTGTTACAGTATCTTTCTTTGAGTTATTCATTCATCCTCATCGGCTGTGAATTGTGATTGAACTCGTCTATTTTGAGTTGTATGATTGGGATAAGTTTTTCTGTGTGGTATACGGTAGTGCCACTTGGTCGCATCATCTCGGCAAACTTACATTAAGAAATTGAAATTCGAGAGCAGTTACTAAAAATTAACCTGACCAAATATGGTTTCATCTATTTTTAAGCCCTAGATACCTCCATTGCACCTATGAAAACCTTAATGCCGTTTCACTTCTTTTTTTCTCAGCATAAAGCTTCTCTGTGACCCCTTCGACGCCCTCCAAACATCAACAGCTGCACATTCAATGCCAAACGGACGATACTGCCCGTCAACGCTGTTTCGTTACATCTCTGTCAGTTGATTCGCTCGTCATTATTAtatactccatccattcctaaatataagtctttatagaactatagactacatacggagcacaacgagtaaatctacactctaaaatgcatctacatacatccgtatgtggttcatagtgaaatctctacaaaaacttatatttaggaacggagagagtagtacAGTTACTCGACGTTGTAGTGTCACATTGGGTGGTTTCAATAGATGAATAATGAGTTGTATTATTATTGGGAAAATTAGCGTGGTAGACGATACTACGACCATTTGATCACACCATTTCGCAGTCCAATTTCCGAAAGGAAGTACCGAAAATTAGCTACAGATCAAAGATAGCTTTCCTCTATTTTTAAGGCGCCGGCTGACCTCCCTCGCGCCAGGAGCTCGCACGCCCTGCACCGCTCGTACGCCGGGCCAGGCAACAACCTTTTCCTTTTCCCTCGAATGGTTTGACTTGGGCGCGCCGCCCATGACCGACACGAGATGATAGCGATGCCGTCGTCGGCGTCCTCCACGCCGGCCGCCGACGTGTTGGGCGTGCCGCCTCCGCTGCCGCAGCCGCCGGGCGCGGACGTGTCCATCATCGTGGGCGTGCTCACGGGCGTCCTCCTGGggctcttcctcttcctcatctacGCCAAGCACTGCAGGCAACGCGGTGCCCGCGGCGCGGCCGGCCGCCTGGGCCTCGGGTTCCGGGCGTCGTCGACGTGCGACCGGTGCTGCTCCGGCCTGAGCCTCTCGGTCGTTGACGCGCTCCCGGTGGTCAGGTTCGGGGACATGGGCGGCGCCGCGGCGGCCGCGCAGCCGGAGTGCGCGGTGTGCCTGGGCGCGTTCGACGCGGCGGCCGACGAGCTGCTCCGGGTGCTGCCCAAGTGCCGCCACGCGTTCCACGCGGActgcgtcgacacgtggctggaggCGCACTCGACGTGCCCCgtctgccgccgccgcgtcggcaAGGAGGACGCATTCGCGGTGATCCCCAAGCTGGAGGCCGGCGCGGATCACGGTGACGCGGAGTGGTATCCGGCCCGCGAGGCGGAGATGCAGATCGTGGTGCGCCGACCGGCGTGACCAACCGAGGGAGCGGCATTCGACCGATGCATTTCCGGGTCACCATGCACGCCTTCGCCGTGATACCCGAGCTCGACGCCGGTCAGGCTGAGCTGCAGATTGTGGTGCACCGACCGGCGTGACTGACCGAGGGACGGTGGTTGGCCACGAGGGGTTCGGTAGCCGTCACTGTGCGGTCTAGCTGACGGCCGTCATTCGTTCATGATCTTGCTCCGTTGCACGCGCGGAAtgtcgccggccggccggccggaggGAGCGGGCTTTTTGATAGCTATACTAGGCGGGCGTTCACCGTTCGTATGTAAAGTGCACAACACGCGTGTATATATAGTTTTGGAGTTGTCACGTGACATACAAGAACCCCTGAAAATCTCCACGTAGGTTAGTAACAATAGCTCGTGCAAATAAAGAGCTTACAAAAATCAGATTTGTTACCTCTAAATGCTAAAGCTAAGCTGTGGCGCCTCAGCTTAGGGAGACCGGAACACCCCGTATTATTCCAGCGCAGAGTTCAGGTCttttggaatacgacactgcttggtatagaacaaatcagctctttattacaaataCTCAGGGTACAAGGGTTCAAGTATTACAACGGCATatctcggcacggcgacactacgtctGCGAAAGTAGCACTATGCTAGCAACAGAACAATTCAAAGCAGCGGAAtagcttctagcagcggaacaacaacgATAATGATGGACTTCACTCCGCAGGGACTTTGGCTGGAACgcgtatcctagctcgcaaactcgGGATcttcgacaagcaagcaatcacggcatgacctgcaaactagcatgacatgccaggtgagtactttgaatgtattcACAAACTCACAGCAACCAagacaaacaacatcatggtaTTTACAGGCTAAACAATGATGAACATGACACTACTAGAACAATACGAGATGAGCATGGCATGGACATATTACTTAAGATGTGGACAATTATGATACTAACATGCAGCATGTTTAAGATATCATGATCCGACTTACTATGTTCAGAGGTTACCTCATAACCACCATAGATATCAACTTACCATCATGGACA is a window of Triticum dicoccoides isolate Atlit2015 ecotype Zavitan chromosome 2B, WEW_v2.0, whole genome shotgun sequence DNA encoding:
- the LOC119361288 gene encoding ribosomal RNA processing protein 1 homolog, with product ARERAVRHLLADFLPASAPHLSATDLLKLWKGLFFCFWHADKPLYQADLASRLAAAVSTAATPAVAADFLAAYLATIRREWSAIDVHRLDKFYLLNRRFLHHAFLFLGARSFAPDVTAQIVAVISEKAVLAEADNATGRGLGYHVADVFLDEILPVLPISLQSMELLLAPFFTVLEKSTDRVLVSKVRSSLFERFLESGSQLLEMTRKGEEAEKGSVEEKLGKVGLLFGFSKRFLDIGASAETVQGNRKVVFGLRDAFVKLEKGLELSGVKISEPEFQGTQVPMVAVVENGMDLDEAKVEKKRKKKKAKKAALVEGGEEEEVKAPKQDKKVKKDKNKKEKKEKKKKNKVEDSDGGDSSEQSIDATSEDQQMGDDTDAITFDEALMSNLQKQFEKAAAEAGMPVTPVTAKVAKKRKRSKSSDRSSEVSGGGVGSEGNVPAQDGDKSGKKVRFSMKSNLVWNPPTPLPPQCLRLPPSATPRGSALKSGVRPGPIKESSTPVKKAKAKAKSAKKLLKKSPSSAVKRLRKLQTFSA
- the LOC119361289 gene encoding RING-H2 finger protein ATL43-like, whose amino-acid sequence is MPSSASSTPAADVLGVPPPLPQPPGADVSIIVGVLTGVLLGLFLFLIYAKHCRQRGARGAAGRLGLGFRASSTCDRCCSGLSLSVVDALPVVRFGDMGGAAAAAQPECAVCLGAFDAAADELLRVLPKCRHAFHADCVDTWLEAHSTCPVCRRRVGKEDAFAVIPKLEAGADHGDAEWYPAREAEMQIVVRRPA